In the genome of Catalinimonas alkaloidigena, the window GCCGGTAGAAATCCAGGGCGTACTCAAAATGCTGGCCGGGTCGTTCGTGTCGCTTGCCGAAGGGCGGGGGATCGTCTACCGCTATAGCCTGCCGGAGTTTCAGCACTGGGTGATGCTCGATTCCGACAAGCTGGAGAAGATCGTCACCAACCTGTTGTCCAATGCCTTCAAATTCACGTCGGTCGGCGGGCAGGTGGTGCTGACGGCACAACTGGAACTGACCGGGCCCGCGCAGAGCTTGTTGCAGGTGAGCGTCGCCGATACGGGCGTGGGCATTCCGCCGGAACAACTGGCGCGCATCTTCGATCGGTTCTATCAGGTCGATGCTTCGTCGACCCGCTCGTACGAAGGCGCAGGCATCGGCCTGGCCCTGACGCGCGAACTGCTGGAACTCCTGTCGGGGCAGATTGCGGTCGAAAGTGCACCCGGCGAGGGCACCACGTTCCGAGTGACCCTTCCTCTGGCCAATGCGCCGGTTGCAGGCGAAGTGTTGCCCGATGGTGACAGAATCCCCACACGGCACACGGTACACGCCACGCCACCTGCGTTGCCGCCGCCCGTGGTGGCCGAGGGCGCGTCGGCACACATGCTGGTGGTGGAAGACAACCCTGACCTGCGGCAGTTTCTGACCCGGAATCTGTCCAAACGGTGGCAGGTGATAGAAGCGCCGGACGGAAACACAGGACTGCAGTATGCGCTGGAGCTGATCCCCGACCTGGTGGTGGCCGACGTGATGATGCCGGGAATGAACGGTTACGAACTGTGCCACGCCCTGAAACAGGACGAACGTACCAGCCACATTCCGGTGATTTTGCTGACGGCCCGCGCCGACCTGGAAAGCAAGCTGGAGGGACTGGACACGGGGGCCGACGATTACCTGACCAAGCCGTTTAAACTGGAAGAACTGGAGCTGCGCATCCGCAACTTATTGGAGCAGCGCCGCCTGTTGCGGGAGCGTTTCAGCAAGCGGGTGACCCTGGAACCTACGGAAGAGACGATCACCTCGATCGACGAGCAGTTTCTGCAGAAAGCGCTGGCGCTGGTGGAAGAAAACATGAGCAACACCGAGTTCGACGTGGAAACGTTCGGGCAGGAAATCGGCATGAGTCGCTCGAACCTGCACCGCAAACTCACCGCCCTGACGGGACAAAGCACCAGCGAATTTATCCGGACGTTGCGCCTCAAAAAGGCCGCCAGCCTCTTGCGCCAGCAGGGCGGCAACATCAGCGAAATTTCGATGCTGGTCGGCTTCAACAGCCAGTCGTACTTTACCAAACGCTTCCGCGAGCACTTCGGCAAAACACCCTCCGAATTTATGGAAGAGTAGCGCTATTGGGGCGGATTGCGGGATGGGGAAGAAATGCACTTCGTCAGTGCGAGCTGCACCTGCGCAGGTCACCACAGCAGCAGGTTGCGGAGGGCCAGGAGTAGCATGATCGTTTGCAGGACCAGGACAAGGACCAGGGAAAAACGCAGGTACTTTTTTCGGTAAGGTAGCTTTCGGTACGGCAGCAGACTGATCAGGGTGCCGAGCAGAAAACCGATGAGCGGCAGGCCAAACAAGGCCGTGCGTGCCGCTGCTTGTTTCACTTCCCCCGCGGTGACGATCTGCCCACTGAGGTGCCGCCCCTCGCCCACGTCCACGTACCGCACCAGAATGAAGTTCGTCAAGGCCAGGGCGATGATACCAATCAGCAACCATCTGGTGCCGCGCACAGAGAAAGCAGCAGGAGGTTCGGACCCGGAGCGGCGCATCGTCATGGGGATTATGCCTGATCACGAGAGGGATCTTCGGCTGAGGCGCCGGAAGAAGGGCCTTGCTTCGGATACAGCGCCGCTACACTGGCCGGTGTCGGCAGGGGCGTTTCCATCGCCGGATCGGGCTGGACCGGACCGAAGGTCGTGTGCATCGGCACCACGCCCGCCCAGATCGGCAGCGCATAATCTTCGGGTTCGTCGCCGGGGTCGCCTGTCCGAATCTTGGCCGATGCTTCTTCGATTTGCACCCGCACCACCGATGTTGCCTTCAGTTCCTTCGCATTGGGCAGCCGTACTTCTTCCCAACGGCCTTTCAGAATCTGTTCGGACACCACCGCCAACGCGTGCATCTTTTCGTCGTCGGGCACCAGCGTTGCCGTACCGAACACCACCACCGAGCGGTAGTTCATGCTGTGGTGAAACGCCGACCGCGCCAGCACCAGGCCATCCACGTGGGTGACCGTCACGCAGATCGGGAGCCCCCGTTGCAACTGCTGCAGCATTCGGCTGGTGGTCGCCCCGTGTAGATAGAGCGTGTCGTTTTCCCGGCCGTAAATCGTGGGAATAACAAACGGCTGCTGGTCAACGGCAAAGCCCACGTGGGCGATGCATCCGGCATCCAAAATACTGTAGACCGTGGCGGCATCGTACGCACCGCGTTTCGGAATGCGCTTGACTTTGCTGCGCGCAGAGGGGGTAAATTGTTCCATTTACTCGGCAGAAACAGGCAGGGCCTGCTGAAGGGTTTCAAATTCGCTGGCGGAGACTTTAAAGATGGTGCCGTGGCGCGTCCCGTTAGAAAAATGCACCCGGTCGGAAATATCGGTCCAGTGTTCCAGATCGTCCGACTGCACGGCCCCCATGCGGTGATCGCGGTATTTGTCAAAATAGACCGTCCATTTGCCGTCGAGCCGGATGGCCGTCGGGCCCTCGGCCCAGTAGTCGCCGGTGATGGGGGCGCTGGCCGGTCCCCAGCCTCGGGTAAGTTTTCGGCTGTAGGCCACTTTCAGGTTCTTCTGCGGTGGCGTGCGCGTTTCGTCTTTCAGGAACATGACGTACCGCTTGCCCGTCCGGTGAATGGTCGCGTCGATCACGTTGAAACCCGGATCGTACAGCAGTTTTGTGTCGCTGAACTTCTGGAAGTCTTTTGTGGTGACGTAATACATCCGGTGGTTGTATTTCTCGTCGCCCGCGGCCTGCGTTTCCGGAAAGCGTCCGGGAATGGTCGTGGCCCAGTAAATCAGGTATTCTTTGCGTGGCTGGTCGTAATAAAGCTCGGGCGCCCAGGTATTCAGGGCCGTGGGGTGCAGGGCCATCACGGGCAGAAACCGCTGCTCCGACCAGTGGATCAGGTCCGGCGAACTAGCGTAGCCGATGCCCCGGTCGTTCCAACTCACCGTCCAGACCATGTGGAAGTTGCCGTCGGCGCCGCGAATAATGCAGGGGTCGCGCATCAGCTTGTCGTCGCTGACGGTGGGGGTGAGGAAAGGTTGATCGTCGTTCAGCGCCGTGAACGTGTAACCATCGCGGCTGTAGGCCAGGTGCAGGCCGTCTTCGCCGTTGCCTTTAAAATACGAAAACAGGTAAACGCTGTCGGGCGTGGCCTGTCCGTACCCAAAACTACTGAGGCTAAAAAGTAAAACGGAAAGAAGGTATTTCATGCAAAGGGAGAAGTAAGCTGCCAAATAAGCGAAAACTTTTCGGCTATGCCACCCTCTCTCCAAAATCCGCCTTTTGTCGCCGGCCCTGCCGCCTATCCCCCTCGGTCGCATAAAAATCGGGGCCGGGTTTGTATATAAAAGTGGTAAACGTCTAATTTCGCCGCGCATCATCCGCGCGAAAAACGCGCTATTTTCCACGCACCTAACGAAACACATTCACATGAGCCTGATCGAACGCATCATCGCCCGCCAAATTTTCGATTCCCGTGGCAACCCTACGGTCGAAGTAGATGTCCGCACCACCAACGGTTTTCTGGGCCGCGCCGCCGTCCCGTCCGGCGCCTCGACCGGGAAACACGAAGCCGTCGAACTGCGCGACGACGACAAAAGCCAGTACATGGGCAAGAGCGTGCTGAAAGCCGTTGAAAACGTCAATACGATCATCGCCGACGAGCTGGAAGGCTACACGGTATTCGAACAGGGGCTGATCGACAAGGTCATGCTGGAACTGGACGGCACCGACAACAAAGCCAAACTGGGTGCCAACGCCATTCTGGGCGTTTCGCTGGCCGTGGCGAAAGCCGCCGCCGCCGAACTGCAACAGCCGCTCTACCGCTACATCGGTGGGGTGAGTGCGAGCACGCTGCCGGTTCCGATGATGAACATCCTGAACGGTGGCAGCCACGCCGACAACTCCATCGACTTCCAGGAGTTTATGGTGATGCCGACGGGCGCTACGTCGTTCACACACGCCATGAAAATGGGTTCGGAGATTTTCCACCACCTGAAAAGCGTTCTGAAAAAGGGCGGTTACTCGACCAACGTCGGGGACGAAGGGGGGTTTGCACCGAACCTGAAATCGAACGAAGACGCCATCAAGGTCGTGCTGGAAGCGATTGAAAAGGCAGGGTACCGTCCCGGCGAAGACGTGTTCATCGCGATGGATGCGGCCTCGTCCGAGTTCTTCGAAGATGGCAAGTACCACTTCAAAAAATCGACTGGCGACAAACTGACGCCTTCCGAAATGGCGAACTACTGGAAAGAGTGGGTGGACAAATACCCGATCATTTCCATCGAAGACGGCATGGAAGAAGACGACTGGGCGGGCTGGAGCGAGCTGACTAAGCTGGTCGGCAGCAAAATCCAACTGGTGGGCGACGACCTGTTCGTCACCAACGTGAAGCGCCTGCAACAGGGCATCGACCAGGGCATTGCCAACTCGATTCTGGTGAAAGTGAACCAGATCGGTTCGCTGACCGAAACCATCGCGGCCGTCAACCTGGCGAATCGCAATAAATACAAAGCGGTAATGTCGCACCGTTCGGGCGAAACCGAAGACGCGACCATCGCCGACCTGGCCGTGGCCCTGAACACCGGCCAGATCAAAACCGGCTCGGCGTCGCGTTCGGACCGCATGGCCAAGTACAACCAATTGCTCCGCATTGAAGAAGAACTGGGCGAACTGGCGTACTATCCCGGCAAAAAATTCTAAGCATCAGTGCTGCACGAAAAAGCCGCTTCCTACGAAGCGGCTTTTTTATTTTCTGGGGTGCCCCAACCCACAAGGTGCTGGCAGAGGCTTAACGTATTGATTATCTGAAAGGTAAACACAGCTCCGCAGAATTGGGTACCTTGCAGGAATTTATCACCTATATTGACAACTATAGATTATGGCACAAGCGAAATCAGGAGACACCGTAAAGGTTCACTATACAGGTCGGTTGCAGGATGGCACCACGTTCGATTCGTCCATTCCTCGGCAGGAGCCGCTGGAGTTTACGCTCGGCGGTGGGCAGATGATCAAAGGATTTGATGCCGCTGTACACGGCATGGAAACCGGCCAGTCGAAGACGGTCGAAATTCCCGCTGCGGAAGCCTATGGTACCGTGCGCGAA includes:
- the eno gene encoding phosphopyruvate hydratase, translating into MSLIERIIARQIFDSRGNPTVEVDVRTTNGFLGRAAVPSGASTGKHEAVELRDDDKSQYMGKSVLKAVENVNTIIADELEGYTVFEQGLIDKVMLELDGTDNKAKLGANAILGVSLAVAKAAAAELQQPLYRYIGGVSASTLPVPMMNILNGGSHADNSIDFQEFMVMPTGATSFTHAMKMGSEIFHHLKSVLKKGGYSTNVGDEGGFAPNLKSNEDAIKVVLEAIEKAGYRPGEDVFIAMDAASSEFFEDGKYHFKKSTGDKLTPSEMANYWKEWVDKYPIISIEDGMEEDDWAGWSELTKLVGSKIQLVGDDLFVTNVKRLQQGIDQGIANSILVKVNQIGSLTETIAAVNLANRNKYKAVMSHRSGETEDATIADLAVALNTGQIKTGSASRSDRMAKYNQLLRIEEELGELAYYPGKKF
- a CDS encoding peptidylprolyl isomerase produces the protein MAQAKSGDTVKVHYTGRLQDGTTFDSSIPRQEPLEFTLGGGQMIKGFDAAVHGMETGQSKTVEIPAAEAYGTVREDMIMTLDRQQVPPDINPEVGQQLAMQDQNGRQIPVVVTDINDSSITLDANHPLAGKDLIFEIQLVEIV
- a CDS encoding glycoside hydrolase family 43 protein, producing MKYLLSVLLFSLSSFGYGQATPDSVYLFSYFKGNGEDGLHLAYSRDGYTFTALNDDQPFLTPTVSDDKLMRDPCIIRGADGNFHMVWTVSWNDRGIGYASSPDLIHWSEQRFLPVMALHPTALNTWAPELYYDQPRKEYLIYWATTIPGRFPETQAAGDEKYNHRMYYVTTKDFQKFSDTKLLYDPGFNVIDATIHRTGKRYVMFLKDETRTPPQKNLKVAYSRKLTRGWGPASAPITGDYWAEGPTAIRLDGKWTVYFDKYRDHRMGAVQSDDLEHWTDISDRVHFSNGTRHGTIFKVSASEFETLQQALPVSAE
- a CDS encoding pyridoxamine 5'-phosphate oxidase family protein — its product is MEQFTPSARSKVKRIPKRGAYDAATVYSILDAGCIAHVGFAVDQQPFVIPTIYGRENDTLYLHGATTSRMLQQLQRGLPICVTVTHVDGLVLARSAFHHSMNYRSVVVFGTATLVPDDEKMHALAVVSEQILKGRWEEVRLPNAKELKATSVVRVQIEEASAKIRTGDPGDEPEDYALPIWAGVVPMHTTFGPVQPDPAMETPLPTPASVAALYPKQGPSSGASAEDPSRDQA